In Spirosoma aureum, a single genomic region encodes these proteins:
- the crcB gene encoding fluoride efflux transporter CrcB yields MRTLLTHPYVLVFAGGGAGSLARYLAGRFIASTLLGFPFPTAILIVNIVASAILGAVVGWGLVRTTGEEARLLIGVGFCGGLSTFSSFSFDTVVLLQNGRTGVALLNIMLNVILCLLASMGGLLIGQKL; encoded by the coding sequence ATGAGAACCTTGCTGACTCACCCTTATGTGCTGGTCTTCGCGGGTGGTGGCGCAGGAAGTCTGGCTCGCTATCTTGCCGGGCGATTTATTGCCTCCACCTTATTGGGCTTCCCGTTTCCAACCGCTATTCTGATCGTAAACATTGTGGCTAGCGCTATTCTGGGCGCAGTGGTTGGTTGGGGATTGGTGAGGACAACCGGCGAAGAGGCTCGCCTGCTTATTGGGGTCGGTTTTTGCGGAGGCCTTAGTACGTTTTCAAGTTTTAGTTTCGATACTGTCGTTTTGTTGCAAAATGGCCGGACGGGTGTCGCTTTACTCAACATTATGTTAAATGTAATTCTATGTCTCCTGGCGTCGATGGGAGGTTTATTGATTGGACAGAAACTATAA
- the msrB gene encoding peptide-methionine (R)-S-oxide reductase MsrB yields the protein MIHKVIKSDEEWRQILTPEQYRVARGKGTERAFSGEYCEAHDPGLYACVCCGTELFESKTKFESGTGWPSFTEPIDEERIRLEKDYSYGMFRVEVLCNICDAHLGHVFNDGPQPTGLRYCLNSVSLVLKRTADTE from the coding sequence ATGATTCACAAGGTTATTAAGTCCGACGAAGAATGGCGTCAAATCCTGACGCCGGAGCAATATCGTGTGGCGAGGGGGAAAGGGACTGAGCGTGCCTTTTCGGGAGAGTACTGCGAAGCGCATGATCCTGGTTTGTATGCCTGTGTGTGCTGTGGAACGGAATTATTTGAATCCAAAACCAAATTTGAATCAGGAACGGGCTGGCCAAGTTTTACGGAGCCTATTGACGAAGAACGCATTAGGCTCGAAAAAGACTATAGTTATGGTATGTTTCGGGTTGAGGTTTTGTGTAACATCTGCGATGCTCACCTGGGCCATGTTTTTAATGACGGACCTCAACCAACGGGACTGCGCTACTGCCTTAATTCGGTGTCACTGGTCTTGAAACGAACGGCTGATACAGAGTAA
- a CDS encoding TonB-dependent receptor, which yields MNRNVLLILFSLFSTAVLAQTGTVRGIIKDSKTKEALIGCTVRIDGTQLGGTTDVEGSFSIANVPAGTQKVVISYISYQTKEIPNVRIESGNTTAIETELDEEGKSLQEVVVRANRATNTEVAVITEIKQLKPIAVGISAQQIVKSQDRDAAAAIRRVPGVSIVDNRFVLIRGLAARYNSVLINDVITPSTEVDTRSFSFDLVPSNIIDRMIVFKSGSADLPGDFAGGIVKIYTKRRPEQNFTDVALTVGYRPNTTFQGVQSHSRGGLNALGFWSADQQLPSSFPKSAGTFDALNPAQRAAYARLLPNTWGLNTVSVMPDIRFALNTGRRFDIGNVRVSNLTSINYAVTNQFANIDFKLYDNGTVANSVASQYNDANYARGTRLGILHNWSARFSPGFNLEWKTLFNQLSTTETVIRTGQDIANNNDVQSFSERFENRSILTTQLAGEHTISELTKINWVGSFGYTGRWEPDWKRARYTRQLASTGPYTIVAPNDPTPSEVGRFYSKLHEYVVSAVANGEHTFGNPTDREPNRIRFGVYGERKNRDYAARFYGYLSPSLTARQRSVGTAFSPEYVNGQGGENGGFTILDGTRDLDSYRGINSYAAGYVSGDVYFGPKANLTVGFRGEYNDQSIRATVQGVDKLLASNKIFSPLPSVNFTYKLSERTNLRLAYSSSVNRPEIRELAPFRYYDFNLLADIQGNTTLTTAKIQNIDAKWEFYPSPNELISVTGFYKHFKNPIEALLLVQTNTLAYTYFNSQSAQNYGVEIEVRKGFTNSSSLFLQNLSVVGNLSLIKSKVTVGDVITAPDLSGQINPYRNATDSERPLAGQSPYLINLGAYYTAPNSGWQGNILYNVFGQRIFTVGNIQNPTIYEMPRHVVDINVTKQVGKKIELRLGIQDILNQPVRFAQDFNRDGKIGSDVTSQTANADQNIRRFKRGSYYTLTAVYTFGRRTIIP from the coding sequence ATGAACCGAAACGTATTACTTATTCTCTTCTCACTCTTCTCGACCGCTGTTCTGGCGCAGACTGGTACCGTTAGAGGTATCATTAAAGACAGTAAGACAAAAGAAGCCCTTATCGGCTGTACCGTGCGAATTGACGGTACCCAACTTGGCGGTACTACTGATGTTGAAGGAAGTTTTTCCATTGCAAATGTTCCCGCTGGTACGCAGAAAGTTGTTATCTCCTACATTTCGTATCAAACGAAAGAAATTCCAAATGTTCGGATTGAGTCGGGGAACACCACGGCCATTGAAACCGAACTGGACGAAGAAGGTAAATCTTTACAGGAGGTTGTGGTTCGGGCCAACCGGGCAACCAACACTGAAGTAGCGGTTATCACCGAAATCAAACAGCTGAAACCGATAGCCGTTGGTATTTCAGCTCAACAGATCGTGAAATCGCAGGATCGCGATGCGGCAGCGGCCATTCGCCGGGTTCCGGGTGTAAGTATTGTCGATAACCGCTTCGTACTGATTCGCGGTCTGGCCGCCCGGTATAATTCGGTGTTAATCAACGATGTGATCACACCATCGACCGAAGTAGATACGCGGTCGTTCTCGTTTGATCTGGTGCCTAGTAACATCATCGACCGGATGATTGTCTTTAAATCCGGTTCAGCTGACCTTCCCGGCGACTTCGCGGGAGGTATCGTTAAAATATATACAAAGCGCAGGCCCGAACAGAATTTTACGGATGTGGCCTTAACGGTCGGTTATCGTCCAAACACGACCTTTCAAGGCGTTCAGTCTCATTCTCGGGGCGGTTTAAATGCATTAGGTTTCTGGAGTGCCGACCAGCAGCTCCCAAGTAGCTTTCCTAAAAGTGCTGGGACCTTTGATGCATTAAACCCGGCTCAACGGGCAGCTTATGCGCGACTACTACCGAATACGTGGGGTTTGAATACTGTTTCGGTAATGCCCGATATTCGGTTTGCGCTCAATACCGGGCGCCGGTTCGACATTGGCAATGTACGCGTCAGTAACCTGACCAGCATTAACTATGCCGTTACAAACCAGTTTGCCAACATTGATTTCAAACTGTATGATAATGGTACAGTTGCCAACTCGGTCGCATCGCAATACAATGATGCTAACTATGCACGTGGCACTCGTTTGGGTATCCTACACAACTGGTCAGCTCGTTTTTCGCCAGGTTTCAATTTAGAGTGGAAAACACTCTTTAATCAACTTAGTACAACCGAAACCGTTATTCGTACGGGGCAGGATATCGCCAACAACAACGATGTACAGAGTTTCTCGGAGCGGTTTGAAAACCGGAGCATATTAACGACACAGTTAGCCGGCGAGCATACCATCAGTGAGCTGACTAAGATTAACTGGGTTGGTAGCTTCGGGTATACCGGACGTTGGGAGCCAGACTGGAAACGGGCTCGTTACACACGACAATTGGCTTCAACCGGGCCATACACAATCGTAGCTCCCAATGACCCAACGCCAAGTGAGGTAGGTCGCTTCTATTCAAAATTACATGAATACGTCGTGTCGGCCGTTGCTAATGGTGAGCATACATTTGGTAATCCAACGGATCGTGAACCCAATCGTATTCGGTTCGGGGTCTATGGCGAACGCAAAAATCGGGATTATGCCGCTCGTTTTTATGGCTATTTATCCCCTTCCTTAACTGCCCGGCAGCGGAGTGTCGGTACGGCTTTTTCGCCTGAATATGTGAATGGCCAGGGTGGGGAGAATGGTGGTTTTACCATTCTGGATGGAACAAGAGATCTGGATTCGTACCGGGGCATCAATAGTTATGCAGCGGGTTATGTCAGTGGTGATGTCTATTTCGGCCCAAAGGCGAACCTAACGGTTGGCTTTCGGGGTGAGTATAACGACCAGAGTATACGGGCAACCGTTCAGGGCGTCGATAAACTGTTAGCATCGAACAAAATTTTTAGCCCGCTACCTTCCGTTAATTTCACGTACAAGCTAAGCGAACGGACAAATCTTCGTCTTGCTTACTCATCGTCGGTTAACCGTCCGGAAATTAGAGAGTTAGCCCCTTTCCGTTACTACGACTTTAATCTGCTGGCCGATATTCAGGGAAATACCACACTAACGACCGCAAAAATCCAGAATATCGATGCGAAATGGGAGTTTTACCCATCGCCCAATGAACTGATCTCGGTTACGGGTTTCTATAAGCATTTCAAAAATCCGATTGAAGCGTTATTGCTGGTTCAAACCAATACGCTGGCCTATACCTACTTCAATAGCCAGTCGGCTCAGAACTACGGTGTCGAAATTGAAGTACGCAAAGGATTCACAAATTCGTCCAGCCTCTTCCTGCAAAACCTGTCGGTTGTTGGTAATCTATCGCTCATCAAAAGTAAGGTCACTGTTGGGGACGTTATTACTGCTCCCGACTTGAGCGGACAGATTAATCCCTACAGAAATGCTACTGATTCTGAGCGCCCCCTGGCTGGTCAGTCGCCTTACCTGATCAACCTGGGGGCCTACTATACTGCTCCAAACTCGGGCTGGCAGGGCAACATTCTGTATAACGTATTTGGCCAGCGAATTTTTACAGTTGGTAACATTCAGAATCCGACGATTTATGAGATGCCACGCCATGTGGTTGACATAAACGTAACGAAGCAAGTTGGCAAGAAAATCGAATTGCGATTGGGTATTCAGGATATCTTAAATCAACCCGTTCGTTTTGCTCAGGATTTCAATCGTGACGGTAAAATTGGTAGTGACGTAACCTCACAAACTGCTAATGCCGATCAGAATATCCGTCGGTTTAAACGAGGTAGCTACTACACGCTCACTGCTGTTTACACATTTGGTCGTCGAACAATAATCCCTTAA
- a CDS encoding M14 family zinc carboxypeptidase, which translates to MISTDSQAQNVARRLHDAHETYKEKTFTVRRFKHKDIVPLVNALDRQNPFEVSQIGESLEKRAIYQVKAGTGPNKILFWSQMHGDEATATMALFDIFNFLKASNDEFDALRQSILTHTTLYFVPMLNPDGAERFQRRTATDIDMNRDALRLQTPEGALLKKLQQTLQPLVGFNLHDQNPRYSVGNTGKQAVMSFLATAYDEDRNINEVRERSMQLIVGMNRVLQQFIPEQVGRFDDEFEPRAFGDNIQKWGTTLVLIESGGFKGDVEKMTIRRLNFVAILTALVAIADGSYKRDNPADYQAIPENGPLLFDVLIRNATVIREGHSITIDVGIRQIEVNSEDGGFRYKSVIDDIGDLSIFYGLEEIDATGLTLTPAHIYTDTLDSVDGIAQLDLPALRNQGIVAFKVRQLPENSFHDQPVHILYAGDLPAQPLQVDQIPTFLLMKDNEILYYFVNGFWEFTPDNARRQGKMFNGVAE; encoded by the coding sequence ATGATTTCAACTGATTCACAAGCTCAGAATGTCGCGCGTCGGCTCCATGACGCGCACGAGACGTATAAAGAAAAGACCTTCACTGTACGTCGATTCAAGCACAAAGATATTGTCCCGTTAGTAAATGCGCTGGATCGGCAGAACCCCTTCGAAGTCAGTCAGATCGGCGAATCGCTTGAGAAACGGGCAATTTATCAGGTTAAGGCCGGAACAGGGCCAAACAAGATTCTGTTCTGGTCGCAAATGCACGGCGACGAAGCCACGGCGACTATGGCGCTGTTCGATATTTTTAACTTCCTGAAAGCTAGTAACGATGAATTTGATGCGCTCCGGCAGTCGATTCTTACCCACACAACGCTGTATTTTGTGCCGATGCTCAATCCGGATGGGGCCGAACGATTTCAGCGCCGAACCGCAACAGACATTGACATGAATCGGGATGCGCTACGGCTCCAAACGCCGGAGGGTGCGCTGCTCAAAAAGTTACAACAGACATTGCAGCCGTTGGTTGGCTTCAATCTCCACGACCAAAATCCGCGCTATAGCGTGGGCAATACCGGAAAGCAGGCCGTAATGTCCTTTCTGGCAACCGCTTACGATGAAGACCGGAACATTAATGAGGTACGCGAACGATCAATGCAACTCATCGTAGGCATGAACCGGGTTTTGCAGCAATTTATCCCGGAACAGGTCGGACGTTTCGACGACGAGTTTGAGCCGAGGGCGTTTGGCGACAATATACAGAAGTGGGGGACAACCTTGGTTTTGATTGAGTCGGGGGGCTTCAAAGGCGACGTAGAGAAAATGACAATCCGGCGCCTGAACTTTGTTGCCATTCTAACGGCACTGGTAGCTATTGCCGATGGGTCGTATAAACGAGACAATCCGGCCGATTATCAGGCTATTCCCGAAAATGGCCCTCTACTTTTCGATGTACTGATACGGAATGCAACGGTTATTCGCGAAGGCCATTCTATAACGATCGATGTAGGCATCAGGCAAATTGAGGTCAATTCAGAGGATGGAGGGTTTCGCTATAAAAGTGTGATCGATGATATCGGTGACCTTTCTATTTTTTATGGATTGGAGGAAATCGATGCGACCGGTTTAACGTTGACCCCTGCTCATATTTACACGGATACGCTTGACTCGGTTGATGGAATCGCTCAATTAGATTTACCCGCGCTGCGGAATCAGGGTATCGTTGCGTTTAAGGTGCGTCAGTTGCCTGAAAATAGCTTTCATGATCAGCCGGTTCATATCCTATATGCCGGTGATTTGCCTGCACAGCCGTTACAGGTCGATCAGATTCCAACGTTCCTGTTGATGAAAGACAACGAAATTTTGTACTATTTTGTGAATGGATTTTGGGAGTTCACTCCTGATAACGCCAGAAGGCAGGGAAAGATGTTTAATGGCGTAGCCGAATAA
- a CDS encoding T9SS type A sorting domain-containing protein has translation MRLRKSSVRVLAAGIALAGSLLANSVIAQKNTASSTAYGQFVQRIRTNLPAPKTICYKSDQDFFTRIAAPEAFLKARQNPNLRKTATSSFIVSYNNFTPEAQKAFQYAVDIWASLISSPVPIRIRANWITQSPGVLGAAGPAEIRLGAELDSGGAQKAYALYPIALAEKIARHEINSPTDPDITADFNRNNNWYYGTDQKTPAGQTDLVTVVLHEIAHGLGFIGYFATNGPEGIYRTDPYLAVYDHFIENGQGQKPAIETTTFPVNTNKLFQQLTGNNLFLNGPIMQRKVGKRAKLYVPSSFDLGSSLYHLDENTYPQKDTNSLMTPRVGNAEAIHSPGPLVMNFLYDIEWKTTSLLHQKPVNSEDEKDVVFQVKLVSDTTVTPGSVRLYYRKSAPTGTDTTFTMVTPTLMAGSTSVYAYTMPASVAKGDIWYYFRAQDASGRTFTNPGRTTSNTQLLHTVRFGADRLPPTISFSPAKNFIYNPALVDSLPIYARISDDRSVAFVSANIDSAYVDYQINGVAQPKLMLRPGSLTVNGVQYDSIYSNRITIPANSLKAGDKISYRIVARDASKAKNQTISPQTGFYELTVVTPKAAVDRYTNTFTNAATASDFAGFRFGLATPSGFADPAIHSEHPYQNGSDFKSQSNSEYVLLSPIKIKANPDSAVMRFDEIVLVEPSEAGSGFGSSGFYDYAVVEGSSDNGQTWKPLVTGYNSNSQYDWYAAYTNNLVAGSTADEKNSAAVGSPALFKRHEISLVGNGAFKAGDQILIRFRLFADQLAHGWGWAIDNLQIQVPPPPPVLANEPISAGTFSVYPNPVSSGTIKIEAELTRSVAEAGLSIVGTAGQLHRQLTLKVGGRKISEQVDLSQLPTGLYFLQLKAGDSILTQKVIIAR, from the coding sequence ATGCGTTTACGGAAATCGTCAGTACGCGTCCTCGCGGCTGGTATAGCATTGGCTGGTTCGTTGCTGGCCAATTCAGTAATTGCGCAAAAAAATACAGCTTCATCAACGGCTTATGGTCAATTTGTGCAACGAATTCGAACCAACTTACCTGCTCCTAAAACCATTTGCTATAAGTCGGATCAGGATTTCTTTACACGAATAGCTGCACCCGAAGCTTTTCTGAAAGCGCGCCAGAACCCCAACCTGCGGAAGACCGCTACCTCCAGCTTTATCGTTTCGTACAACAACTTCACACCCGAAGCGCAAAAAGCATTTCAGTATGCAGTCGACATCTGGGCGAGCCTGATTTCGTCACCTGTTCCGATTCGGATCAGAGCAAACTGGATTACCCAGAGTCCGGGTGTTCTGGGCGCGGCTGGTCCGGCCGAAATCCGGTTAGGGGCCGAATTGGATTCGGGTGGAGCGCAAAAAGCATATGCACTTTATCCTATTGCTTTAGCCGAAAAAATAGCCCGGCACGAAATTAATAGCCCTACCGATCCGGATATTACGGCCGATTTTAACCGAAATAATAACTGGTATTACGGTACAGATCAGAAAACCCCCGCCGGACAGACTGATCTGGTAACCGTTGTTTTGCATGAAATTGCGCACGGGCTTGGCTTTATCGGCTATTTTGCGACGAATGGTCCTGAAGGCATATATCGCACAGACCCGTATCTTGCTGTTTACGACCACTTTATTGAGAACGGACAGGGCCAGAAGCCAGCCATTGAAACCACGACTTTTCCGGTCAATACGAACAAATTATTCCAGCAATTGACCGGTAATAATCTGTTTTTAAACGGCCCAATTATGCAGCGAAAAGTAGGAAAACGTGCCAAGCTGTATGTTCCGTCATCATTCGACTTAGGATCTAGTCTCTACCATCTCGACGAGAACACCTATCCGCAGAAAGATACCAATTCACTCATGACGCCCAGGGTCGGCAATGCTGAAGCGATTCATTCGCCTGGTCCACTGGTGATGAATTTTCTGTACGATATTGAATGGAAAACGACCTCTTTGCTACACCAGAAACCAGTCAATAGCGAAGACGAAAAAGACGTAGTTTTTCAGGTAAAACTGGTCAGTGACACAACCGTAACGCCTGGGTCTGTTCGGCTGTATTACCGGAAAAGTGCACCGACGGGTACTGATACGACCTTTACAATGGTTACGCCCACGCTCATGGCCGGGAGCACCTCTGTATATGCCTATACGATGCCTGCGAGCGTAGCAAAAGGAGATATCTGGTATTACTTTAGGGCACAGGACGCATCGGGACGAACGTTTACAAACCCCGGTCGTACGACCAGTAACACACAGTTGCTTCATACGGTCCGGTTTGGTGCTGATCGATTACCCCCAACCATTTCGTTTAGTCCGGCCAAAAATTTTATTTACAACCCAGCCCTAGTCGATAGCCTTCCCATTTATGCCCGGATATCAGACGATCGGAGTGTGGCTTTTGTGAGTGCCAATATCGATTCGGCTTATGTTGATTATCAGATAAATGGTGTTGCTCAGCCAAAACTGATGTTACGACCTGGTTCGCTAACGGTTAATGGTGTTCAGTACGACAGCATCTATAGCAACCGGATTACAATTCCGGCCAATTCGCTAAAAGCTGGCGACAAGATTAGCTACCGAATTGTTGCCCGAGATGCGTCGAAGGCGAAAAATCAGACCATTAGCCCTCAAACGGGTTTTTATGAATTAACGGTCGTAACGCCTAAAGCGGCTGTTGATCGGTATACCAACACATTTACTAATGCCGCTACTGCCAGCGATTTTGCCGGTTTTCGGTTTGGACTGGCAACGCCATCGGGTTTTGCCGATCCCGCTATTCATTCTGAACATCCCTACCAGAACGGATCGGATTTCAAATCCCAGAGCAATTCTGAATATGTGCTGTTATCGCCCATTAAGATTAAAGCCAATCCGGATAGTGCGGTGATGCGCTTTGACGAGATTGTGCTGGTCGAGCCAAGTGAAGCGGGTAGTGGGTTCGGCAGTTCGGGTTTCTATGATTACGCCGTGGTTGAAGGGTCGAGCGATAATGGGCAAACCTGGAAACCTCTGGTAACCGGTTATAATTCGAATAGTCAGTATGATTGGTATGCGGCTTATACAAATAATCTTGTAGCAGGTTCAACCGCAGATGAGAAAAATTCAGCGGCCGTAGGGTCGCCTGCGCTGTTTAAACGTCATGAAATTTCGTTAGTGGGAAACGGCGCATTTAAAGCCGGTGACCAGATCCTGATTCGCTTCCGGTTGTTTGCCGATCAGTTGGCGCATGGCTGGGGTTGGGCCATCGATAATTTACAGATTCAGGTGCCACCCCCTCCGCCGGTTCTGGCCAATGAGCCAATTAGTGCCGGAACGTTTTCGGTCTACCCAAACCCCGTCAGTAGTGGTACGATCAAGATTGAAGCTGAACTGACCCGATCCGTCGCCGAAGCAGGCCTTTCCATCGTGGGAACGGCTGGCCAGCTACATCGGCAGCTAACGCTAAAAGTAGGAGGGCGGAAGATAAGCGAACAGGTTGATCTAAGTCAGTTACCTACTGGTTTATACTTCCTACAGCTTAAGGCGGGCGATTCCATACTGACTCAGAAAGTTATTATTGCCCGTTAG
- a CDS encoding D-alanyl-D-alanine carboxypeptidase/D-alanyl-D-alanine-endopeptidase: MNILKTIALFLLIVGLQVACSPAHRITRDLQKKSTYIDHFTGVALYDPIRQRTLIQYNADKPFTPASNTKLFSFYAGLLSLRDSLPAFRYTIRPNAAQGDSLIFWGTGNPLLLHPDLSDTTLLAFLRNRPERLYFSPANYTGPRFGSGWSWDDYNDDYSPELAPLPIYGNVVRSANKKVSPRRFADSIRVVNNARPGLRRNEFNNQFVRPDSDRPTRQDVPFRWVPELVAQLLADTLHRPVGIVHLPVTADARLVRGTPTDSLYKRMLQVSDNQFAEQVLFMASAERTVAMLEPITELQRTADSLRYPAASAKWVDGSGLSRYNLFTPNVLIDLLKKIAQKVPQKRLFALLPAAGQSGTLRSIPSADKPYIFAKSGSMSGVYNLSGYVLTKRNKVLYFSIMHNNFTQPVSEMRRRTAELVKEIHQNF; the protein is encoded by the coding sequence ATGAACATACTGAAGACAATAGCCCTGTTTCTGCTTATCGTTGGACTGCAAGTCGCTTGCTCCCCAGCTCATCGCATCACCCGCGATCTGCAAAAAAAATCGACGTATATCGATCATTTTACCGGCGTTGCCCTCTACGACCCGATACGACAACGGACGTTGATTCAGTACAACGCCGATAAACCATTCACGCCCGCGTCGAACACCAAGTTGTTTAGTTTTTATGCTGGATTACTTTCGTTGCGTGATTCATTACCGGCGTTTCGCTACACCATTCGGCCTAATGCTGCTCAGGGCGATTCGCTGATTTTTTGGGGAACGGGTAATCCCCTGCTTCTCCATCCCGATTTGTCAGACACAACCCTACTGGCCTTTTTACGCAATCGTCCGGAGCGATTATATTTCTCACCGGCAAACTACACGGGTCCGCGTTTCGGATCGGGCTGGTCCTGGGACGATTATAACGATGATTATTCACCCGAATTGGCCCCACTACCCATTTACGGTAATGTTGTTCGGTCGGCCAATAAAAAGGTTAGCCCCCGCCGGTTTGCTGATAGTATTCGGGTTGTCAATAATGCCAGACCGGGCTTACGTCGAAATGAATTCAACAATCAGTTTGTGCGCCCGGATAGCGATCGGCCTACACGACAGGATGTGCCATTTCGATGGGTGCCGGAACTGGTCGCCCAATTATTGGCCGATACATTGCATCGTCCGGTAGGAATCGTACATCTGCCCGTAACAGCAGATGCCCGGCTGGTGCGCGGCACGCCAACCGATTCGCTTTACAAACGGATGCTTCAGGTGAGCGATAATCAGTTTGCTGAGCAAGTGCTGTTTATGGCTTCTGCCGAACGAACTGTGGCTATGCTTGAGCCAATTACCGAGCTACAACGCACGGCCGATAGCCTACGTTATCCAGCTGCTTCGGCCAAATGGGTCGACGGTTCTGGTTTATCACGGTATAATCTTTTTACACCCAATGTGCTCATCGACCTACTGAAAAAAATTGCCCAGAAAGTACCGCAGAAGCGATTATTCGCGCTGTTGCCAGCAGCGGGTCAGTCGGGTACATTGCGTTCAATTCCTTCTGCCGATAAACCCTATATTTTTGCCAAATCGGGTTCCATGAGCGGGGTCTATAACCTGAGCGGTTATGTGTTGACGAAGCGTAATAAGGTGCTTTATTTTAGCATCATGCATAACAATTTCACACAGCCCGTTAGTGAAATGCGTCGGCGGACGGCAGAATTAGTAAAAGAGATTCACCAAAATTTTTAA
- a CDS encoding APC family permease: MAQNQLKKLLGVGFGVAVTIGGTVGTGILRKPGPIAQDIGNPTLIIVVWLAVGLYALIGSLSVMELGTMLPKAGAWYVYARRAFGNYAGFIIGISSWLGSVSAMAFGAAVMSEYTGLLSPSLVPYQKAIAIGILVAFVAFHSIGVRLASRAQEVMSVLKAVGLLAFVVVCFVITPDKPVAISADAIRPVAEGGVWLGILAALQSVFYTYDGWHTAAYFTEEDVDPSRNLPRSMISGVLLIIGIYILVNLALLYILPVSALAGSKLPAADAVQVLFGPGSAQVVTFLLMISIMGIINAQIMFNPRVIFAMGRDGLFFPFVTQVNEGGTPLNATILTAVTSIILILTNTYSKLSDIATFFFVLCYASSFAALIRLRKTEPELPRPVRAWGYPFTTWSLLVASLAFLAGVVIGDFSSSLYAIGFIAVSYPAYLLIKK; encoded by the coding sequence ATGGCTCAGAACCAACTTAAAAAACTCTTAGGCGTCGGCTTCGGCGTGGCCGTAACCATCGGCGGTACGGTTGGCACCGGCATTTTACGCAAACCCGGCCCGATTGCGCAGGATATTGGTAACCCTACGCTTATTATTGTCGTTTGGCTGGCGGTTGGCTTATACGCCCTGATTGGATCACTGTCTGTCATGGAGCTGGGAACCATGCTCCCTAAAGCCGGCGCCTGGTACGTATACGCCCGACGAGCCTTTGGCAACTACGCCGGTTTCATTATCGGCATAAGTAGCTGGCTCGGCAGTGTGTCGGCTATGGCTTTCGGCGCTGCTGTTATGAGTGAATATACGGGATTGCTCTCACCTTCGCTCGTTCCCTATCAGAAAGCCATAGCCATTGGCATTTTGGTTGCCTTTGTGGCCTTTCATTCGATCGGCGTTCGATTGGCCAGTCGCGCGCAGGAGGTCATGAGTGTCTTGAAAGCGGTTGGACTTCTGGCTTTTGTGGTAGTTTGCTTTGTTATAACCCCTGACAAACCCGTAGCCATTTCAGCCGATGCAATCCGGCCGGTGGCCGAGGGTGGCGTTTGGCTCGGTATTCTGGCCGCTTTGCAATCTGTCTTCTATACGTATGACGGGTGGCACACAGCCGCTTACTTCACCGAAGAAGACGTAGACCCAAGCCGTAACCTGCCGCGTTCCATGATTAGTGGTGTCTTGCTGATCATTGGCATTTATATTCTGGTCAATCTGGCACTGCTGTATATTCTGCCCGTATCGGCGCTGGCAGGGTCGAAGCTCCCGGCTGCCGATGCCGTTCAGGTGCTGTTTGGGCCAGGCAGCGCACAGGTCGTTACGTTCCTGCTGATGATTTCAATTATGGGTATTATCAACGCCCAGATTATGTTTAACCCGCGGGTTATTTTTGCGATGGGCCGCGATGGATTATTTTTCCCTTTTGTTACGCAAGTCAATGAGGGAGGTACGCCCCTCAACGCGACAATCCTGACCGCAGTAACCTCTATTATACTGATTCTAACCAACACGTATAGTAAACTGTCGGATATCGCTACGTTTTTCTTCGTGTTATGTTATGCGTCGAGTTTTGCCGCACTGATCCGTTTGCGGAAAACAGAGCCGGAACTTCCCCGACCCGTGCGGGCCTGGGGCTATCCCTTCACTACCTGGTCACTCCTTGTTGCTTCGCTGGCTTTTCTGGCAGGCGTTGTCATCGGTGATTTTTCCAGTAGCCTGTATGCCATTGGTTTCATTGCGGTTAGTTACCCGGCTTATTTGTTGATAAAGAAATAA